Proteins encoded together in one Macadamia integrifolia cultivar HAES 741 chromosome 8, SCU_Mint_v3, whole genome shotgun sequence window:
- the LOC122085971 gene encoding protein NEDD1, translating to MMSFNDPSTALLAACGGDTVKIFDVSVDPGDPCTLSYTPSPGSQVNSVKWNHTNLVVASAGDDKKISLWRKNGQSMGTIPVSGSDSGDNIDESIAAISFSSKSSRYICSGGSGQVVRIWDLQRKRCIKWLKGHTDTITGAMYNCKDEYLASISMKGDLILHNLSSGARVAELKDPKEQVLRVLDYSRISRHLLVTAGDDGSVHLWDTTGRSPKISWSKQHSAPTTGVSFSPSNDKIIASVGLDKKLYTFDSSTKRPANCIPYEAPFSSLAFRDDGWILAAGTSSGRVVFYDVRGKPQPFTVLRAYGSSEAVTSLCWQRSKPITINESNCNAEIALLGGAGEDSILMPDPLPSVTSSSLSLVTAVPVSRNPGRSSSFVDSSSLMPTGSGSTSSTLYSSNAEETPNRNHLWTGAALSRLQAPRTSYNFKDDMEVFSPLVDVQPITPSLDKLWDDHEEGKKDNVFVDKKPASLLSSTSSRRYPFTEDGGNIPHPISDWKFSSISGQDDARSSSSQSTATPVASSKSEESSTTPPEVWGGEALHDKFNHHRQAGILPSRFGSLMSGSITSTSILSGLQDSSLPTSFTSMSSLANANLNYPNLRARDTSSSQETSLGLPEHVRFGSLSMSQGTKGIAAQANVELPVSTSLALPRRFSTYAERISTTPSFSDGAALATGSPKAKKTGAETREELINSFLSRSEIQGTTGSGIHPVINGETSQPQRIPSQLDTQQGTSSFTLQLVQRTLEETLASVQKSIHEDMRNLHIEILRQFHLQEMEMTSVMNSILEKQAELTKEVQSLRKENQQLRQLL from the exons ATGATGAGCTTCAATGATCCATCAACGGCTCTCCTAGCAGCTTGTGGTGGCGACACTGTTAAGATTTTTGATGTTTCTGTGGACCCAGGTGATCCCTGCACATTAAGCTACACACCTTCGCCGGGGTCCCAAGTGAATTCAGTGAAATGGAATCACACCA ACTTGGTTGTTGCGAGTGCTGGAGATGATAAAAAGATCTCACTGTGGAGGAAAAATGGGCAAAGCATGGGGACGATTCCAGTTTCTGGAAGTGACAGTGGAGACAATATTGAT GAATCAATAGCGGCAATTAGCTTTAGCAGTAAAAGCTCTAGGTATATCTGCTCTGGAGGCAGTGGTCAAGTTGTAAGAATATGGGATTTGCAAAGGAAAAGGTGTATCAAGTGGTTGAAGGGCCACACAGATACAATTACGGGTGCAATGTACAATTGCAAAGATGAGTACTTGGCCTCCATTAGTATGAAGGGGGATCTTATTCTTCATAACCTCAGTTCTGGAGCGAGGGTTGCTGAACTCAAGGACCCCAAGGAGCAG GTACTGAGAGTGCTTGATTACTCTCGTATCAGCCGACATCTTTTGGTTACGGCAGGAGATGATGGATCTGTGCATCTGTGGGATACAACTGGCCGCAGTCCGAAG ATTTCTTGGTCAAAGCAGCATTCTGCACCAACAACTGGTGTTAGCTTCTCACCATCAAATGACAAG ATAATTGCTAGCGTTGGTCTGGATAAAAAGTTGTATACTTTTGATTCCAGTACTAAAAGACCTGCAAATTGCATTCCTTATGAGGCACCATTCTCTTCATTGGCATTTAGAGATGATGGTTGGATACTGGCGGCAGGCACAAGCAGTGGGCGGGTTGTATTCTATGATGTTCGTGGAAAACCGCAGCCGTTCACTGTTCTTCGTGCGTATGGTAGCTCAGAG GCTGTTACAAGTTTATGTTGGCAACGGTCAAAACCCATTACTATCAATGAAAGTAATTGTAATGCTGAGATTGCACTTCTGGGAGGTGCTGGGGAAGATTCAATCCTTATGCCTGATCCACTTCCTTCTGTGACATCATCAAGCCTTTCTCTTGTCACAGCAGTTCCTGTTTCTCGAAATCCTGGCCGTTCTAGTTCCTTTGTTGATTCATCTTCTCTTATGCCAACCGGCAGTGGATCTACATCAAGCACATTGTACTCATCTAACGCAGAGGAAACACCAAACCGAAATCATCTCTGGACTGGTGCAGCTTTGTCTAGATTACAAGCTCCTCGAACTAGTTATAACTTCAAGGATGATATGGAAGTATTCTCTCCACTTGTGGATGTTCAGCCAATTACACCTTCACTTGATAAGTTGTGGGATGATCatgaagagggaaagaaggatAATGTATTTGTTGATAAGAAACCTGCATCTCTATTGTCCTCTACATCCAGTAGAAGATATCCTTTTACAGAGGACGGTGGAAATATTCCCCATCCAATCTCTGATTGGAAATTTAGTTCCATATCCGGACAG GATGATGCTCGATCTTCCTCATCACAGTCAACTGCTACACCTGTTGCCTCTTCCAAGAGTGAAGAGTCTTCTACTACCCCTCCTGAAGTTTGGGGTGGTGAGGCATTGCATGATAAATTTAACCACCATCGTCAAGCTGGTATATTGCCATCTCGCTTTGGATCATTGATGTCAGGATCCATCACATCGACTTCCATTTTATCTGGCTTACAAGATTCATCCTTGCCCACAAGCTTTACAAGTATGAGTTCCCTAGCAAATGCAAACCTGAACTATCCAAACCTGAGAGCAAGAGATACCTCTTCCAGCCAAGAAACATCTTTGGGATTACCAGAACATGTTCGTTTTGGTTCTCTCTCTATGTCCCAGGGGACAAAAGGCATTGCAGCACAGGCTAATGTGGAGCTTCCTGTGTCAACATCTCTGGCCCTCCCTCGAAGATTTTCCACTTACGCAGAGAGAATAAGTACCACTCCCTCCTTCAGTGATGGAGCAGCCCTTGCAACAGGTTCACCAAAGGCCAAAAAAACAGGAGCTGAAACCAGGGAAGAGCTTATAAACAGTTTCTTGTCGAGGTCGGAGATACAAGGAACCACAGGATCAGGAATTCATCCAGTAATAAAT GGAGAAACATCACAACCCCAGAGAATACCATCTCAGCTGGATACACAGCAGGGAACCTCTTCATTTACACTTCAACTGGTTCAGCGCACTCTTGAGGAGACGCTAGCATCAGTCCAGAAATCCATCCATGAGGATATGAGGAACCTTCATATTGAGATATTGAGGCAATTTCATTTACAAGAG ATGGAGATGACAAGTGTAATGAACTCAATTCTTGAAAAGCAAGCAGAGTTGACGAAAGAAGTCCAGTCTCTACGGAAAGAAAATCAGCAACTTCGTCAGTTGCTTTGA